A region from the Bombyx mori chromosome 15, ASM3026992v2 genome encodes:
- the LOC101745341 gene encoding uncharacterized protein LOC101745341 — translation MLQAIIPVLVLATAALSSSNILPLLSKNQLETEPFDLNDLQNDNIFSSQFHNIKLPGSLYLSPQSEVQDDINLELKKSELQFPDPKNDEWLTNLNIINKKENYNDEGFRQEQWHNYPRQLDRLHKYLYEHYNVDKRSLDVNGQLEDEDREQQTLDEEPIYEAMANKADLNENIDGEYVRSADPMLKDIRFEYKDDVESAIVSETQPRKNERKDVNARLNIDLNPEIALLKDKLDKTENTENSMEENKVVAKRIFSLWSRLQGLNHNRGHELHHRRHLHAFYGLPDGDGGGVLTAETRATLMRPPGSPLRWG, via the exons ATGCTGCAAGCCATTATTCCAGTACTAGTCCTCGCAACAGCGGCGTTATCTTCCAGCAACATTCTTCCATTGCTGTCCAAAAATCAACTGGAAACAGAACCATTCGACTTGAATGATCTACAAAACGACAATATATTTAGCAGTcaatttcataatataaaattacccGGCAGCCTATATTTGAGCCCGCAGTCCGAAGTACAAGACGATATAAAtctggaattaaaaaaatcagaattaCAATTCCCAGACCCTAAAAACGATGAATGGTTAACGAACTTGAATATTATCAATAAGAAAGAGAATTACAATGATGAGGGGTTCAGGCAAGAGCAATGGCATAACTATCCCAGACAACTTGATCGACTGCACAAATATTTATACGAACATTATAATGTTGATAAAAGGAGCTTGGACGTCAACGGACAACTTGAAGACGAAGACAGAGAGCAACAAACTTTAGACGAAGAACCAATATATGAAGCAATGGCCAACAAGGCcgatttaaatgaaaacattgACGGCGAGTACGTCCGTTCTGCTGATCCTATGTTAAAAGACATTCGCTTTGAATATAAAGACGATGTTGAATCAGCAATCGTATCAGAAACTCAACCGCGAAAGAACGAACGTAAAGATGTAAACGCACGACTAAACATTGATTTAAACCCCGAAATCGctttattaaaagataaattagaTAAAACCGAAAATACAG aaaATTCCATGGAAGAAAATAAAGTGGTGGCAAAAAGGATATTCTCCCTGTGGAGTCGTCTCCAAGGTCTGAACCATAACAGAGGCCATGAACTCCACCACAGGCGGCATTTGCACGCGTTCTATGGACTTCCTGACGGCGACGGAGGAGGAGTGTTAACTGCTGAAACCAGGGCCACATTGATGAGACCGCCAGGATCTCCGCTTAGATGGGGTTGA
- the GSTz2 gene encoding glutathione S-transferae zeta 2 → MVENRVILHAYWLSSCSWRVRAMLHAKSIPFEERPVDIVKTGKQLTEEYRAINPAQKVPALEIDGVTLVESMAIIQYIEDTRPEPKLMPDTALQRARMREICETIVSGIQPLQNFGLKKHLGTEEKFLSFTKYWTERGLQTLNDLLAKTSGAYCIGDQITLADICLVPQIYNGVSRHKLDLKTYPIVSKVYENLLKEELFQATHPKATKEKLKINL, encoded by the exons ATG GTTGAAAATCGTGTGATTTTGCACGCCTATTGGCTGTCTTCGTGTTCGTGGCGTGTTCGAGCAATGCTACATGCAAAAAGCATACCTTTCGAAGAACGTCCGGTGGATATTGTAAAAACTGGTAAACAGCTAACTGAAGAGTACAGAGCCATCAATCCAGCGCAAAAAGTACCAGCTCTCGAGATAG ATGGAGTCACCTTAGTCGAATCTATGGCGATAATACAGTACATAGAAGATACGAGACCTGAACCGAAACTCATGCCAGACACAGCACTACAACGCGCCCGTATGAGAGAAATATGCGAG ACTATTGTATCCGGTATACAACCATTACAAAATTTCGGTCTGAAGAAACATTTGGGAACGGAGGAGAAATTCCTTAGCTTCACAAAATACTGGACTGAAAGAGGACTGCAAACGCTCAATGATTTGTTAGCGAAAACATCAGGAGCTTACTGCATCGGAGATCAAATTACGTTGGCTGATATCTGTCTTGTGCCACAAATTTATAACGGAGTAAGCAG ACATAAATTGGATTTAAAGACGTATCCAATAGTATCCAAAGTTTACGAGAATTTATTGAAAGAAGAATTATTTCAGGCGACTCACCCAAAAGCCACTAAGGAAAAGTTGAAAATCAATTTGTAA